A genomic stretch from Chitinophaga agri includes:
- a CDS encoding TlpA disulfide reductase family protein: protein MKSLMMAVALLAPMVLLAQEKWKGEQAFTIQGTVTALQKPAKVYLNVKRYGDNTLDSAEVKDGQFSFAGKLAEPTLANLYLKVLDPEMPERKGCDVLTVFLDKGNITLTAEDSISHAVVKGSVANNDYLQLNNLLKDVNKRLDELEKQYRQAYMAEDEEGMKRMEPQFDELEARKKQVMADFLKNNSNSPIGLYILNKYADYDINLTEIEPMFNKLSRHLRNTPSGKEFAAGLDKAKKTAVGQPAMDFDQPDKDGKNVTLASYKGKYVLIGFWASWCGPCRAENPNVLKAYSRFRDRGFDVVSISLDEKKEKWLAAIQADNLAWTQLSDLKGWRNAVAEKYGIKAIPQNLLIDPNGNIIAKNLRGDALERKLEEVLK, encoded by the coding sequence ATGAAGTCCTTGATGATGGCCGTGGCGCTTCTTGCGCCTATGGTCCTGTTGGCGCAGGAAAAATGGAAGGGAGAGCAGGCGTTTACGATCCAGGGAACTGTTACTGCATTACAGAAGCCGGCGAAAGTATATTTAAATGTAAAACGTTACGGAGATAATACGTTGGATAGTGCTGAAGTAAAAGATGGGCAGTTTTCTTTTGCCGGCAAACTGGCGGAACCGACACTGGCTAATCTTTACCTGAAAGTGCTCGATCCGGAAATGCCGGAACGTAAAGGCTGTGACGTGCTGACAGTATTCCTGGACAAGGGTAATATCACCCTCACGGCGGAAGACTCGATCAGCCATGCAGTGGTGAAAGGATCTGTGGCCAATAATGATTACCTCCAGCTCAATAACCTCCTGAAAGATGTGAACAAACGGCTGGACGAACTGGAAAAACAATACCGGCAGGCATATATGGCTGAAGATGAAGAAGGTATGAAGCGGATGGAGCCACAGTTTGATGAACTGGAAGCCAGGAAAAAGCAGGTAATGGCCGATTTTCTGAAGAATAACAGCAACTCTCCGATCGGGTTGTATATACTGAATAAGTACGCAGACTATGATATCAATCTGACGGAAATAGAGCCTATGTTCAATAAACTGAGCAGGCACCTGCGTAATACCCCTTCCGGGAAGGAGTTTGCCGCCGGACTGGATAAAGCCAAGAAGACAGCAGTAGGGCAGCCGGCAATGGATTTTGACCAGCCGGATAAAGACGGAAAGAATGTAACGCTGGCATCCTATAAAGGTAAATATGTGCTCATCGGCTTCTGGGCCAGCTGGTGTGGACCATGCAGGGCGGAAAATCCGAATGTACTGAAGGCCTACAGCCGGTTCCGGGACAGAGGGTTCGACGTGGTGTCTATCTCCCTGGATGAGAAAAAGGAAAAATGGCTGGCCGCTATCCAGGCCGATAACCTGGCATGGACACAGCTGTCTGATCTGAAGGGATGGAGGAATGCAGTGGCAGAAAAGTATGGTATCAAGGCTATCCCCCAGAATTTACTGATCGATCCTAATGGAAATATCATCGCTAAAAATCTACGGGGAGATGCCCTGGAACGCAAGCTGGAAGAAGTGTTAAAGTAG
- the hisF gene encoding imidazole glycerol phosphate synthase subunit HisF translates to MLTKRIIPCLDIKDGRTVKGVNFENIRDAGDPIELGALYAEQGADELVFLDITATNERRKTLSELVTRIAKHVNIPFTVGGGISSVDDVNVLLQSGADKISVNTSAFKRPGLIDELAREFGSQCVVLAIDTRFEEDDWYVYLNGGRVKTDIKAYDWAKEAVQRGAGEILLTSMNNDGTKKGFALDITGKLSQHLNVPVIASGGAGNMEHFMDVFENAQADAALAASIFHYKEIEIPALKTYLYQRGVNIRF, encoded by the coding sequence ATGTTAACGAAACGCATCATACCCTGTCTTGATATAAAAGATGGCCGCACTGTGAAAGGTGTGAACTTTGAGAACATCCGCGATGCCGGTGATCCGATAGAGCTGGGTGCTTTATATGCGGAGCAGGGCGCAGATGAACTGGTATTCCTGGATATTACAGCGACCAATGAGCGCAGGAAGACATTGTCAGAACTGGTAACCCGTATTGCTAAACATGTGAATATCCCATTTACCGTAGGTGGTGGTATTTCTTCTGTGGATGATGTGAATGTACTGCTGCAGTCAGGTGCTGATAAAATATCTGTCAATACATCTGCTTTCAAACGTCCCGGGCTGATAGATGAACTGGCCCGTGAGTTCGGCAGTCAGTGTGTGGTACTCGCCATAGACACCCGCTTTGAAGAGGATGACTGGTACGTGTACCTGAACGGTGGTCGTGTTAAGACAGATATCAAAGCTTATGACTGGGCGAAAGAGGCGGTACAAAGAGGTGCAGGCGAAATTCTGCTGACATCCATGAACAACGATGGTACCAAAAAAGGCTTTGCCCTGGATATCACCGGTAAGTTATCACAGCACCTCAACGTGCCGGTGATTGCCTCCGGAGGTGCTGGTAACATGGAACACTTCATGGACGTATTTGAAAATGCACAGGCAGATGCGGCACTGGCGGCCAGCATTTTCCATTATAAAGAAATAGAGATACCAGCCCTTAAAACCTACCTCTATCAGCGAGGTGTGAATATCAGGTTCTGA
- a CDS encoding phosphoribosylanthranilate isomerase produces MKIKVCGITRKEDLQQLVEYQVNYAGFIFYEKSPRFAAPKIDARTVREISGIKKVGVFVNASLEQVQRTILDYGLDMVQLHGDETPAFCATIRETVPVIKAFRVGENVNWSALLAAYIPVTDYFLFDTEAGKAYGGTGKRFNWELLQAYPYAHPFYLSGGIGLEETPELMQLQLPALFAVDVNSRFEERPGVKNMEKVRLFTDQIQSTYLK; encoded by the coding sequence ATGAAAATAAAGGTCTGTGGAATAACCAGGAAGGAAGACCTGCAACAACTGGTCGAATACCAGGTGAACTATGCCGGTTTTATTTTTTACGAAAAGTCGCCGCGCTTTGCCGCACCAAAGATCGATGCACGTACCGTGCGGGAGATCAGCGGTATTAAAAAAGTAGGTGTATTCGTCAATGCTTCCCTGGAACAGGTTCAGCGTACCATTCTCGACTACGGACTGGACATGGTACAGCTGCATGGTGATGAAACACCCGCATTCTGTGCCACGATCCGGGAGACAGTGCCGGTGATCAAAGCTTTCAGGGTAGGTGAAAATGTGAACTGGTCGGCACTGCTGGCTGCCTATATACCCGTGACCGACTACTTCCTGTTTGATACCGAAGCTGGTAAAGCTTATGGTGGCACAGGTAAACGTTTTAACTGGGAGTTGCTGCAGGCATATCCCTACGCACATCCTTTCTACCTGAGCGGTGGTATAGGACTGGAAGAAACACCGGAACTCATGCAATTACAGCTGCCGGCATTATTTGCAGTAGATGTGAACAGCAGGTTCGAAGAACGGCCAGGTGTAAAGAATATGGAAAAGGTGAGGTTATTTACAGATCAGATTCAATCAACTTATTTAAAATAG
- a CDS encoding BlaI/MecI/CopY family transcriptional regulator, whose translation MEKLTQQEELAMIAIWKTGGGSVKDFLEVHPAPQPPYTTLASTIRNLEKKGFVSSRKTGNVYEYTPIIAEEVYKQQFMSGFVKDYFEDSYKALVTFFAKEKKISPEELKEIVRMIEKN comes from the coding sequence ATGGAAAAGTTAACGCAGCAGGAGGAACTTGCTATGATAGCGATATGGAAAACAGGTGGTGGTTCTGTAAAGGATTTCCTGGAAGTACATCCTGCTCCCCAGCCGCCTTATACTACTCTCGCATCAACGATCAGGAACCTCGAAAAGAAGGGGTTCGTGAGCAGCCGTAAGACAGGGAACGTCTATGAGTATACACCTATAATTGCGGAAGAGGTGTACAAACAACAGTTCATGAGCGGATTTGTGAAAGACTATTTTGAAGATTCCTATAAAGCCCTGGTGACATTCTTTGCCAAAGAGAAGAAGATCTCACCGGAAGAACTGAAAGAAATTGTCAGGATGATTGAGAAAAACTAA
- the hisIE gene encoding bifunctional phosphoribosyl-AMP cyclohydrolase/phosphoribosyl-ATP diphosphatase HisIE, with the protein MYNNKQINFQKCADGLVPAIVQDSATLKVLMLGYMNQEALDKTLQEGKVTFFSRSKQRLWTKGEESGNFLSLQEIRVDCDSDTLLIKAIPAGVVCHTGADTCWEESNVSNDFLAKLESIIVDRKNNPSDDSYTSKLFAKGINKVAQKVGEEAVEVVIEAKDDNEELFLNESADLLFHYLVLLHAKGYQLADVLSVLQKRHSK; encoded by the coding sequence ATGTATAATAATAAACAGATCAATTTTCAGAAATGTGCTGACGGACTGGTGCCTGCAATCGTACAGGATTCAGCTACCCTGAAGGTCCTGATGCTTGGTTATATGAACCAGGAGGCCCTGGATAAAACCCTGCAGGAAGGTAAAGTGACCTTCTTCAGCCGTTCCAAACAGCGCCTGTGGACTAAAGGTGAGGAAAGCGGTAATTTCCTGTCGCTCCAGGAGATCAGGGTTGATTGTGATAGCGATACCCTGCTGATCAAGGCTATTCCTGCCGGTGTCGTATGTCATACCGGCGCCGATACCTGCTGGGAAGAGAGTAATGTCAGCAATGACTTCCTCGCTAAACTGGAAAGCATTATCGTGGACAGGAAGAATAACCCTTCCGACGATTCCTATACTTCCAAACTATTTGCTAAAGGTATCAATAAAGTAGCCCAGAAAGTAGGGGAGGAAGCCGTCGAAGTCGTTATAGAAGCGAAAGATGATAACGAAGAGCTTTTCCTGAACGAGTCAGCCGATCTGCTGTTCCATTACCTGGTACTGTTGCATGCCAAAGGTTATCAGCTGGCAGATGTACTGTCTGTGCTGCAGAAAAGACATAGTAAATAA
- the trpA gene encoding tryptophan synthase subunit alpha, with protein sequence MSNRIDQLFAGKKTGVLNIYCTAGFPELNDTLPVMQSLQQHGADMIELGMPFSDPLADGPVIQDSSTRAIKNGMSLKVLFEQLKDFRLKVHVPVLLMGYLNPVLLYGIENFCQKCAEVGVDGVILPDLPMDEYESEYRPVFEKYNLHLIFLVTPETSEERIRKIDSVSRGFVYAVSSSSTTGTDKNMGHQQTYFERLKALQLKNPVLIGFGIKDKATFDAAAACSNGGIIGTAFIRAIENTTNLDTAIETFIAGVKHN encoded by the coding sequence ATGAGCAATCGTATAGATCAATTATTTGCCGGCAAAAAAACAGGTGTCCTGAACATTTACTGCACAGCAGGTTTTCCGGAACTGAACGATACGCTGCCTGTCATGCAGTCATTACAACAGCATGGTGCTGATATGATAGAACTGGGTATGCCATTCTCCGATCCGCTGGCGGATGGTCCTGTTATCCAGGATAGCAGCACACGTGCTATCAAAAACGGGATGAGCCTGAAAGTGCTGTTCGAGCAACTGAAGGACTTCAGACTAAAAGTACACGTACCTGTATTGCTGATGGGCTATCTGAATCCGGTGTTACTGTACGGTATCGAGAACTTCTGTCAGAAATGTGCGGAAGTAGGTGTGGATGGTGTTATCCTGCCGGATCTGCCGATGGATGAATATGAATCTGAATACAGACCTGTATTTGAAAAATATAACCTGCACCTCATCTTCCTCGTCACGCCGGAGACCAGTGAAGAAAGGATCAGGAAGATCGACAGCGTGAGCAGAGGTTTCGTATATGCGGTGTCCTCCTCTTCCACAACCGGAACAGATAAGAACATGGGGCATCAGCAGACTTATTTCGAGCGCCTGAAAGCACTGCAGTTGAAGAATCCGGTATTGATCGGTTTTGGTATCAAAGATAAAGCTACCTTTGATGCGGCCGCAGCCTGCAGTAATGGAGGTATTATCGGTACTGCCTTTATCCGCGCAATTGAAAATACGACCAACCTGGATACTGCAATAGAAACGTTTATTGCAGGCGTAAAACACAATTAG
- a CDS encoding TlpA disulfide reductase family protein, translating into MKQLVTGAFAVLFSFTAIAQQTVSGTLKGADGKNLYLYSDDDNHPKDSVTLKGGKFSFTVPATEGPKIFALILQDVQNPLLLVSGKESLQYTLTAEEFPIATSLKANEENKAMQAYQKTFLTLVKRAQGLNEEMASLSDNDAAGKNAIRAKAAMFNDDVVTTGTDFIKGHPKQIASIWILVNELRNRLEPDDFEKYYNMLDKQPKTSKYGVAAAKYINSIKGDEGVVAMDFTQEDINGKQVSLSSFRGKYVLVDFWASWCGPCRAENPNVVKAFERFKGKNFTILGVSLDQNKDRWLGAVKQDNLQWTQVSDLKGWGNEVAQLYRISAIPANLLIDPEGKIIARNLRGSALEAKLQQILK; encoded by the coding sequence ATGAAACAACTTGTTACCGGCGCCTTCGCGGTGCTATTTTCATTTACGGCCATTGCTCAACAGACTGTTTCTGGTACGCTAAAAGGGGCTGATGGAAAAAATCTCTATCTGTATTCGGATGATGATAATCATCCGAAAGACTCAGTGACACTGAAAGGTGGAAAGTTCTCCTTTACCGTACCTGCCACCGAAGGACCGAAGATCTTCGCGCTGATCTTACAGGATGTGCAAAACCCGCTGTTACTCGTTTCTGGAAAAGAGTCTTTACAGTATACGCTGACTGCTGAGGAGTTTCCCATTGCCACTTCTTTGAAAGCAAATGAGGAAAATAAGGCAATGCAGGCTTACCAGAAGACTTTCCTGACACTGGTTAAGCGTGCGCAGGGACTGAATGAGGAAATGGCATCCCTCTCTGACAATGACGCTGCCGGTAAGAACGCGATCCGTGCTAAAGCGGCCATGTTCAATGATGACGTCGTGACAACAGGAACGGATTTCATCAAGGGACATCCCAAACAGATCGCAAGTATCTGGATACTGGTGAATGAATTACGTAACAGACTGGAACCGGATGATTTCGAGAAGTATTATAACATGCTGGATAAGCAGCCAAAAACATCCAAATATGGTGTAGCGGCAGCTAAATATATCAACAGTATCAAAGGAGATGAAGGCGTTGTCGCGATGGACTTTACCCAGGAAGATATCAACGGAAAGCAGGTCAGCCTGTCCTCATTCCGCGGTAAATATGTGCTGGTTGACTTCTGGGCAAGCTGGTGTGGTCCCTGCAGGGCTGAAAATCCGAACGTAGTGAAGGCATTTGAACGCTTTAAAGGCAAGAACTTCACTATCCTGGGTGTCTCGCTGGACCAGAATAAGGACCGCTGGCTGGGAGCTGTAAAGCAGGATAATCTCCAATGGACCCAGGTCTCCGATCTGAAAGGATGGGGAAATGAGGTCGCCCAACTGTACCGTATCAGTGCGATTCCTGCTAACCTGCTGATCGATCCGGAGGGTAAGATCATCGCCCGCAACCTGAGAGGCAGCGCATTGGAAGCTAAATTGCAACAAATATTAAAATAA
- the hisH gene encoding imidazole glycerol phosphate synthase subunit HisH, whose amino-acid sequence MKTVIIKYNAGNIRSVLFALDRIGVEGVVTDDPEAIRSADKVIFPGVGEASTAMNYLKERNLDKLIKELKQPTLGICLGMQLMCKHSEENDTPCLGIFDVEVKRFTSPVDNLLKIPQIGWNNITGLYSTMFEHVPENSYMYFVHSYYAALSADTVATTNYVINYSAGLQKDNFYAVQFHPEKSATVGQKILENFLKL is encoded by the coding sequence ATGAAAACGGTTATCATAAAATACAATGCCGGTAATATCCGTTCAGTGCTATTCGCACTCGACAGAATTGGTGTGGAAGGTGTTGTAACAGACGATCCCGAGGCAATAAGATCGGCGGACAAAGTTATCTTCCCGGGTGTGGGAGAGGCGAGTACTGCCATGAATTATCTGAAGGAAAGAAACCTGGATAAGCTTATCAAAGAACTGAAACAACCTACCTTAGGCATCTGCCTCGGTATGCAGCTGATGTGTAAACATTCTGAAGAGAATGACACACCCTGCCTGGGTATCTTTGATGTAGAGGTAAAGCGCTTCACTTCTCCGGTGGATAATCTGCTGAAAATACCACAGATCGGCTGGAATAATATCACAGGTCTCTACAGCACGATGTTTGAACATGTACCGGAGAACTCCTACATGTACTTCGTACATAGCTACTATGCCGCGTTAAGCGCCGATACAGTAGCGACCACTAACTATGTGATCAACTACAGTGCTGGTTTGCAGAAAGATAATTTCTATGCCGTACAGTTCCACCCTGAAAAGTCGGCTACTGTCGGCCAAAAGATACTGGAGAACTTCCTGAAGTTATAA
- the trpB gene encoding tryptophan synthase subunit beta: protein MKIAENTFGSKYHVDEKGFYGRFGGAYIPEMLFPNVDELQRNYLQILRDPGFQEEFDQLLRDYVGRPSPLYLAKRLSEKYKAQIYLKREDLNHTGAHKVNNTIGQILLAKRLGKTRIIAETGAGQHGVATATVCALMGLECVVYMGSIDIQRQAPNVARMKMLGATVVPATSGSQTLKDACNEAIRDWINNPVDTHYILGTAAGPHPYPDMVTRFQSVISEEIKKQLLEKTGKANPDYVMACIGGGSNAAGAYYHFLDEPDVKLIAVEAGGKGVHSGHSAATTQLGKLGIIHASKTLLMQTEDGQITEPYSISAGLDYPGIGPLHAHLYETGRATFLNATDEEALQAAYELTRLEGIIPALESSHALAKLGQVAFKPDDVVVVCLSGRGDKDMETYIRNLPGNTGGNV from the coding sequence ATGAAGATAGCGGAAAACACGTTCGGCTCTAAATATCATGTAGATGAAAAAGGCTTCTATGGAAGATTCGGTGGCGCATACATCCCTGAGATGTTGTTCCCGAATGTAGACGAGCTGCAACGCAATTACCTGCAGATACTCCGGGATCCGGGATTCCAGGAAGAATTTGACCAGTTGTTACGCGACTATGTAGGCCGCCCTTCGCCTTTGTATCTCGCAAAGCGTTTATCTGAAAAATATAAGGCGCAGATCTACCTGAAACGCGAAGACCTGAACCATACCGGTGCACATAAAGTGAATAACACCATCGGTCAGATACTGCTGGCAAAACGTCTCGGTAAGACACGTATCATCGCAGAAACCGGCGCCGGACAGCATGGTGTGGCTACAGCTACAGTATGTGCACTTATGGGACTGGAATGTGTGGTATATATGGGTAGCATAGATATTCAGCGCCAGGCGCCGAATGTAGCCCGTATGAAAATGCTGGGTGCTACCGTGGTACCCGCTACCAGCGGCAGCCAGACCCTGAAAGACGCCTGTAACGAAGCGATCCGCGACTGGATCAATAATCCGGTAGATACCCATTACATCCTGGGTACTGCCGCAGGTCCTCATCCTTATCCGGATATGGTGACCCGCTTCCAGTCCGTGATCAGTGAAGAAATAAAAAAGCAGCTGCTGGAGAAGACCGGTAAAGCTAATCCCGATTATGTAATGGCCTGTATCGGTGGCGGTAGTAACGCAGCTGGCGCCTACTATCATTTCCTCGATGAACCGGACGTTAAACTGATCGCTGTTGAAGCAGGTGGTAAAGGGGTGCACTCCGGTCATTCCGCCGCTACAACGCAGCTGGGTAAACTGGGTATTATACATGCGAGTAAGACATTGCTGATGCAGACGGAAGACGGACAGATCACTGAGCCATATTCCATCTCCGCAGGACTGGATTATCCTGGTATCGGCCCCCTGCACGCGCATCTCTATGAAACAGGTCGCGCTACCTTCCTGAATGCTACCGATGAGGAAGCATTGCAGGCTGCCTATGAGCTGACCCGCCTGGAAGGTATTATCCCGGCACTCGAATCTTCTCATGCCCTCGCTAAACTGGGACAGGTCGCTTTCAAACCGGATGATGTGGTAGTCGTATGTCTTAGCGGTCGTGGTGATAAAGACATGGAAACCTACATTCGTAATTTGCCAGGTAACACCGGCGGTAACGTATAA
- the trpD gene encoding anthranilate phosphoribosyltransferase produces the protein MKKILNYLFEHKTFTRSAAKEILISISKGMYNESELAAFMTVFLMRSITVDELLGFRDALLELCIPVDLKGYDVLDIVGTGGDNKNTFNVSTLSCFIVAGAGGKVAKHGNYGVSSISGASNLMESAGYKFKNDDARLRQELEEAGVCFLHAPLFHPALKNVAGIRRQLGIRTFFNMLGPLVNPAFAQHQLIGVYSLELARVYNYLFQQTDKRYAIVYSLDGYDEISLTADTRVITNDGERDWTPEQLGKRKVYPEDIYGGATVEAAAKIFMKILKGEGTWAQNSVVMANAAMGLYCMQKYDNYADCFQAAVESLESGAAYNAFKKLISLQS, from the coding sequence ATGAAAAAGATACTGAATTACCTTTTTGAACATAAAACATTTACCCGTAGTGCTGCTAAAGAGATACTGATCAGTATTTCCAAAGGCATGTACAATGAAAGTGAACTGGCGGCATTTATGACCGTGTTCCTCATGCGTAGCATTACGGTAGACGAACTGCTGGGCTTCCGCGATGCCCTGCTCGAACTCTGTATCCCGGTAGACCTGAAGGGATATGACGTACTCGATATCGTAGGTACCGGCGGCGATAACAAGAATACCTTTAACGTATCTACCTTGTCATGTTTTATCGTGGCAGGTGCCGGCGGTAAAGTAGCTAAGCACGGTAACTACGGTGTGTCATCTATAAGTGGCGCTTCTAACCTGATGGAATCTGCCGGTTATAAATTCAAGAACGATGATGCCAGGCTGCGACAGGAACTGGAAGAAGCAGGCGTTTGTTTCCTGCATGCTCCGCTGTTTCATCCTGCATTGAAGAATGTAGCCGGCATCCGTCGTCAGCTGGGTATACGCACCTTCTTCAACATGCTTGGCCCCCTGGTGAACCCAGCTTTCGCGCAGCATCAGCTCATAGGCGTATACAGCCTCGAACTGGCCAGGGTGTATAATTATCTGTTCCAGCAGACGGATAAACGCTATGCGATCGTTTATAGCCTGGATGGTTATGATGAGATCTCACTGACTGCCGATACCCGTGTCATCACGAATGATGGTGAGAGAGACTGGACGCCTGAACAGCTGGGTAAACGCAAAGTATATCCCGAAGACATCTACGGTGGTGCCACTGTAGAAGCGGCTGCCAAGATCTTTATGAAGATCCTCAAAGGTGAGGGTACCTGGGCGCAGAACTCTGTAGTAATGGCCAATGCTGCCATGGGCCTTTACTGCATGCAGAAATATGATAACTATGCCGATTGTTTCCAGGCAGCTGTTGAATCACTGGAATCAGGCGCCGCATACAATGCGTTTAAGAAGTTGATAAGCTTGCAATCATGA
- the trpC gene encoding indole-3-glycerol phosphate synthase TrpC: MKNILTEIVAHKHVEVAARKQQRSVEELEQTSLFKRTPLSLAQFLQDPAKTGIIAEFKRRSPSKGLINGEVTVQDVTTAYTRYGASGLSVLTDEKFFGGSSDDLQQARALNNIPILRKDFIVDEYQIVEAKAIGADVILLIAECLTKDEVAQLAKFAHNLGLEVLLEVHSGDQLEKVTDHIQLVGVNNRDLTTFRVDFNRSCELAPQIPAGKCKIAESGISNTDAIITLKQAGFQGFLIGEHFMKEANPPRAFEQFVSELANKSAK; this comes from the coding sequence ATGAAAAATATCCTGACAGAAATAGTTGCCCATAAGCATGTAGAAGTGGCTGCCCGCAAACAACAGCGGAGCGTGGAAGAGCTGGAACAGACCTCCCTGTTTAAGCGTACACCACTGTCACTGGCGCAGTTCCTGCAAGACCCTGCCAAGACAGGTATCATTGCAGAATTCAAAAGGCGTTCTCCTTCCAAAGGATTGATCAATGGAGAGGTAACCGTACAGGACGTGACCACTGCCTATACCCGTTATGGTGCATCCGGTCTGTCTGTACTGACGGATGAGAAGTTCTTCGGCGGCTCATCTGATGACCTGCAACAGGCGCGTGCACTGAATAACATACCTATCCTGCGGAAGGATTTTATTGTGGACGAATACCAGATCGTTGAAGCGAAGGCGATCGGCGCTGATGTGATCCTGCTGATAGCAGAATGCCTGACGAAAGATGAAGTTGCACAACTGGCTAAGTTTGCGCACAATCTCGGCCTGGAGGTATTGCTGGAAGTACACAGTGGTGATCAGCTTGAAAAGGTAACCGACCACATACAACTGGTAGGTGTGAACAACCGTGATCTCACTACATTCAGGGTAGATTTCAACCGTTCCTGTGAACTGGCCCCGCAGATACCTGCTGGTAAATGCAAGATCGCGGAAAGTGGTATCAGCAATACCGATGCGATCATTACGCTGAAACAGGCGGGCTTCCAGGGATTCCTGATCGGAGAGCATTTTATGAAGGAAGCTAATCCGCCAAGAGCATTTGAACAATTCGTTTCAGAACTGGCCAATAAATCAGCAAAATGA
- the hisA gene encoding 1-(5-phosphoribosyl)-5-[(5-phosphoribosylamino)methylideneamino]imidazole-4-carboxamide isomerase, translating to MMQQVQIRRVTADETLPLRRDVLYPDWELSRVKVDHDEDGLHFGLFEDNRLRGVVSLFLQKNEAQFRKLAVHRESQGKRYGSMLMLHIENFCRKEHIPLLWCNARDAAEGFYLKRGYEYWGDHFTKDNIVFNKMKLQLDKTTESGITIIPAIDIIDGKCVRLTQGDYAQKKVYNEHPLEVAKEFESIGVRRLHLVDLDGAKKGAVVNWKVLEAIAGKTNLVIDFGGGIKTEDDLRIVYENGAALATIGSIAVKDPELFSGWVKKYGSDKIFLGADVKEEKIAVGGWLETTSLSVFDFLDENVKQGVKHIFCTDIAKDGLLQGPSTDLYKKILGRFPQISFVASGGVSTMADVHTLAEIGCSGVIVGKAIYEERISMKELSDFIKNN from the coding sequence ATGATGCAACAGGTACAGATAAGAAGGGTCACTGCCGACGAAACATTACCCTTACGCAGGGATGTATTGTATCCTGACTGGGAACTGAGCCGGGTGAAGGTGGACCATGATGAGGATGGATTGCATTTCGGTTTGTTTGAAGATAACCGACTGAGAGGCGTCGTGTCCCTGTTCCTGCAAAAGAACGAAGCACAGTTCCGTAAGCTGGCCGTACATCGGGAGAGCCAGGGTAAGCGCTATGGCAGTATGCTGATGCTACATATAGAGAACTTTTGCAGAAAGGAACATATCCCCCTGTTATGGTGCAACGCACGCGATGCTGCCGAAGGGTTTTATCTGAAACGTGGGTATGAATACTGGGGCGATCATTTCACAAAAGATAATATTGTCTTCAATAAGATGAAATTACAACTGGACAAAACAACGGAAAGTGGTATCACCATTATTCCGGCCATTGATATTATAGATGGTAAGTGTGTACGCCTCACACAGGGCGACTATGCACAGAAGAAAGTATATAATGAGCATCCGCTGGAAGTGGCCAAGGAGTTTGAAAGCATTGGCGTTCGTCGTTTGCACCTGGTCGATCTGGATGGTGCAAAAAAAGGAGCCGTAGTGAACTGGAAAGTGCTGGAAGCTATTGCTGGTAAAACTAACCTGGTGATCGACTTTGGTGGTGGTATCAAAACAGAAGATGATCTGCGTATCGTATATGAGAATGGCGCCGCACTGGCGACTATTGGTAGTATTGCAGTAAAAGATCCTGAGCTGTTTTCCGGCTGGGTGAAAAAATACGGATCAGATAAGATCTTCCTGGGTGCTGATGTGAAAGAGGAAAAGATCGCTGTAGGCGGATGGCTGGAAACAACATCGCTGTCTGTGTTTGACTTCCTGGACGAGAACGTGAAACAAGGCGTTAAACATATCTTCTGTACAGACATTGCAAAAGATGGCCTGTTACAGGGGCCTTCCACCGATCTGTATAAAAAGATCCTCGGGCGTTTCCCGCAGATCAGCTTCGTGGCTAGCGGTGGTGTGAGTACCATGGCAGATGTACATACGCTGGCAGAGATCGGGTGCAGTGGCGTGATCGTTGGAAAAGCGATTTACGAGGAGCGCATTAGTATGAAGGAATTGTCGGACTTTATTAAAAATAATTAG